One segment of Meriones unguiculatus strain TT.TT164.6M chromosome 3, Bangor_MerUng_6.1, whole genome shotgun sequence DNA contains the following:
- the LOC110545299 gene encoding aflatoxin B1 aldehyde reductase member 3-like isoform X1 — MSRQQDLPATVLGVMDIGWSLEESVRAFLQRGYTEIDTAFVYGDGQCETILGGLGLRLGRSGCEVKMATKCIPRIRTSQNLDNIRFQLETSLKRLQCPRVDLFYLHIPDHSTPIEETLQTCHQLHQEGKFVELGVSNYASWEVAEICTICKKNGWIMPTVYQGVYNATTRQVEKELLPCLRHFGLRFYAYSPLAGGLLTGKYKYEIKEEEQPLSRFFGKKYDNFYRDNYWKESYLKGIDLVKESLKTTYGTRAPSMTSAALRWMYHHSQLQGSQGDAVVLGLSSLEQLEENLAATEEGPLEPAVVEAFNQAWNMTAQECPNYFR; from the exons ATGTCCCGGCAGCAGGACCTGCCTGCTACTGTACTGGGTGTCATGGACATAGGATGGAGCTTGGAGGAGTCGGTGCGCGCTTTCCTGCAGCGCGGTTACACCGAGATAGACACCGCCTTCGTGTACGGGGACGGCCAGTGCGAGACTATCCTAGGTGGCCTGGGGCTCCGGCTGGGCCGCAGCGGCTGTGAAG TGAAAATGGCCACTAAGTGTATTCCAAGGATCAGGACTTCACAGAACCTTGACAATATCCGGTTCCAGCTGGAGACATCCCTGAAGCGGCTGCAGTGTCCCCGGGTGGACCTCTTCTACTTACACATACCAGACCACAGCACCCCTATAGAGGAGACCCTGCAGACCTGTCACCAGCTGCATCAGGAG GGCAAGTTTGTGGAGCTTGGCGTGTCCAACTATGCCTCCTGGGAAGTGGCTGAGATCTGTACCATCTGCAAGAAAAATGGCTGGATCATGCCAACTGTGTACCAG GGCGTGTACAATGCCACCACCAGGCAGGTGGAGAAGGAGCTCCTCCCCTGCCTGAGACACTTTGGACTGAGGTTCTACGCCTACAGCCCATTGGCTG GAGGCCTGCTGACTGGCAAATACAAATATGAAATAAAGGAAGAGGAGCAGCCCTTGAGCCGCTTCTTTGGGAAGAAATATGATAATTTCTACAGGGACAA CTACTGGAAGGAAAGCTACTTAAAGGGCATTGACCTTGTGAAGGAGTCCTTGAAGACCACCTATGGCACCAGAGCCCCGAGCATGACCTCGGCTGCCTTGCGGTGGATGTACCATCACTCACAGCTCCAG GGCTCCCAAGGAGATGCAGTTGTCTTGGGCCTATCCAGCCTGGAGCAGCTGGAAGAGAACTTGGCTGCCACTGAGGAAGGGCCCCTGGAGCCAGCTGTTGTGGAAGCCTTTAACCAAGCCTGGAATATGACTGCCCAGGAGTGTCCCAACTACTTCAGATAG
- the LOC110545299 gene encoding aflatoxin B1 aldehyde reductase member 3-like isoform X2 — protein MSRQQDLPATVLGVMDIGWSLEESVRAFLQRGYTEIDTAFVYGDGQCETILGGLGLRLGRSGCEVKMATKCIPRIRTSQNLDNIRFQLETSLKRLQCPRVDLFYLHIPDHSTPIEETLQTCHQLHQEGKFVELGVSNYASWEVAEICTICKKNGWIMPTVYQGVYNATTRQVEKELLPCLRHFGLRFYAYSPLAGGLLTGKYKYEIKEEEQPLSRFFGKKYDNFYRDKAPKEMQLSWAYPAWSSWKRTWLPLRKGPWSQLLWKPLTKPGI, from the exons ATGTCCCGGCAGCAGGACCTGCCTGCTACTGTACTGGGTGTCATGGACATAGGATGGAGCTTGGAGGAGTCGGTGCGCGCTTTCCTGCAGCGCGGTTACACCGAGATAGACACCGCCTTCGTGTACGGGGACGGCCAGTGCGAGACTATCCTAGGTGGCCTGGGGCTCCGGCTGGGCCGCAGCGGCTGTGAAG TGAAAATGGCCACTAAGTGTATTCCAAGGATCAGGACTTCACAGAACCTTGACAATATCCGGTTCCAGCTGGAGACATCCCTGAAGCGGCTGCAGTGTCCCCGGGTGGACCTCTTCTACTTACACATACCAGACCACAGCACCCCTATAGAGGAGACCCTGCAGACCTGTCACCAGCTGCATCAGGAG GGCAAGTTTGTGGAGCTTGGCGTGTCCAACTATGCCTCCTGGGAAGTGGCTGAGATCTGTACCATCTGCAAGAAAAATGGCTGGATCATGCCAACTGTGTACCAG GGCGTGTACAATGCCACCACCAGGCAGGTGGAGAAGGAGCTCCTCCCCTGCCTGAGACACTTTGGACTGAGGTTCTACGCCTACAGCCCATTGGCTG GAGGCCTGCTGACTGGCAAATACAAATATGAAATAAAGGAAGAGGAGCAGCCCTTGAGCCGCTTCTTTGGGAAGAAATATGATAATTTCTACAGGGACAA GGCTCCCAAGGAGATGCAGTTGTCTTGGGCCTATCCAGCCTGGAGCAGCTGGAAGAGAACTTGGCTGCCACTGAGGAAGGGCCCCTGGAGCCAGCTGTTGTGGAAGCCTTTAACCAAGCCTGGAATATGA